The sequence GGTCTACATCCAACGCCTGAAACTCATACTCACCGGTAGCACATTGCTGACGCTATTGAGTTCTATCTACATTCTATCGAGTGGGATTTCGCAGTCGGTATCTACTGCTTCTATACTCCTTCTGGTGGTTGCATTCCTGAACGTTCTCCCCCTGCTTCCTAGTGTGCGTTCGAGCCGCTTCGGTTCCTGTGACGACCTGAATCCGGGTTGGGGGGGACCTGTATGCATGCTTCCTGCCATGCTGTGGGCACCAGTCCTACTATTGTGCTTCTCCTCGTCTTTCCTCGTCAGCACTCTGCTGTACATCCCAATCCTGCTGCAAATCTTCGTCTACGCGCTTGCTTACAGTGATAACTCCGCATTCAGGGCTGAGTACTTCTTCGGGCTCATCATGCCCTGTTCGCTTGCCACTGGATTCGCACTGGTCATAATTGAGGTGGGCATTCGCCTAGTTCTGGTCCTACTGTGGCTGCTCACTCTACTTGTCTGGCTCTTGCTAGCCGCTCGGCATCTCTCGGCCAACTGGGAAATTCGAGCTGTTATCCAAGTGCGCAGGGCTATCCCTAGGCTGGGGAAATCGCGGGCCTGGAGTCACTATCAGCTGGTATGGAATCTGGCCCTCGCCTCAATGCTGGCCTTCCCCATAATCGTCTTCCTCACTTCGTTTGACGATTGTGCTTTAGCAATCGTAGCCGTGCTCTTTGTAGCTGCAATCATGACCGAGAACAGCTCTATCGAGTATCCGATTGAGTATCGGGTCACTGCCTCACGTGTCGAAACACGGCATGGAATACGTGTAGTAGTTATAGAGCAGGGAAGGCGCCAGATAATACATGAACGGATGTCACGTCTCAGTGGTCTTGTGGGGTTCGCATCGAGAGAGTCACTACTCTTCAATCCATAGGACTATAAGATAGTTCCTCTGGACGTGGTATGGGCACGTCGTCTGCCTGCATTCAGCAGTGGGGAGAATGACTGGGTAGGATTGTCAACTGGTGCATCTTGCCTCAGGAACGATGTGGTTCTCATTGAGCCGTTGCCCACTCTGGCGTATTCCTCGGATGCAAAGGAGCGACAAAGCACTCCACACCTGATGAATACCCAGACTCCCTAGATTCTTGTAGACCACTGCATGAGTGTCCCAAGTGCTGTACTCGACCCCAAGACTGACCAGAGCAATTAGTGGTACACCTAGGATATTTCGGAGTCCAGACACACCACGTTCGATGCGATCGGACTGAGAAGGGATGCTTACGCAGTACTCCCTGGCAGACAAGGCAAGGAAAGCGCTAGACCCAGTCCAGTCTGTTGACACAGTCGTGGACTGGTTGGCAAATGAAGTAATGGATTCCTTTGAGGCACGAGGCATGCAATACCCCGAGCCTCTCATCTCTCTCAGTCCCATGCACGGATTGTCTGACACTTCTTACAGCGTCAATTGAGTGCTTGACGCTATTACAATATCAGATGCGACAAGTCTTGCCGCCTCGACAATCTCATCAGGCGTTGCCGATGAACACAAGCCTATCTCCGTACTCTATGACAATCATATCAACCAGTTCGAGGGCAGCCCTCTGTGGTGTGCGGTCAGTCATCATGTAGTCCGCCCTCAATCAGTATGTTTCCAAGATACGGGCAAGATGAATCATGTGCCGTGCAGCCAGACTGGGTTCCAGCAGGGTGTCGGATGCAGTCAGCGGACACTTGCCCGTTTCCTCGTCTTGCATGGTCATGAAACCCCTTTCTGAATCCGGGGAGAACTTGGAGCCAATTATGGAGTCTTCCATTGAGGCATGGTCCATACCTGAAGTCAGTGCCTGCAAAGTACCTACAAAGGAGGTGATCCCCGACCGATGGGAAGCAGATCGTCCGCTCGTAGCCGCCCAGAGGTGCCATACCCGCATATCGGTCTGACACACGGAGTTCCTAGTCCGACTAGAGGTGGTGAGCGAAACTCCTTCACCCTCAACTTCCATGTTCAGTCCTCCTCATGACTGCTGTCACCAGCGACCAGCAGGACCTCTCCTGCCGGCTGTGCATGAGGTTTGTCCGTTGTCATCGGGACTGAGGCCCTCTCTCCGGACGTGACCTCTGTCCGCTGTTGTCGCCCGCGACTGCCAGTGATCGCGGCCACAGACGGGTTCCCCATGGTTCTTTGCATGGCTGGGTCGGTACTGTCCTCGGGCACCTCTAGCGGCACCTGAACGTGAAAGTCAGCCACGCCACCTCCTGCAGACGAGGCTGGCGACCTCTCGGAGGCGGAGGACCTCCCCTCAGAGCGAGTGCTCCTCCGGGCCTTCGGGGTGCTCTTCTCATGGGGGAAGAGCCACATCCCTAGTCCTCTCTCATCCCTAAGTGACGGAATGAGCCTGATAAGCCGCCGTCCGATGTTGACGGCGGCGTTCTTGTCCGCGTTGTCGCGGTAGCCACATGTGTGACAGAGGAAGAAGCTCTGTCTTGGCCGAAGACCGGTGTTCCCGCACTTGTGGCACTTAATGCTGGTCCAAGCCTCGTTGACCATGTACACCCTCCCCGGTTCAAAGCCGAGCATCGAGAGCTTGTGGATGAGCATTCTTGTGACTCTGGCGAACGACCACCTGTGGATCATCCCTCTGTAACCGGGGCCCTTGCCGTTCCCGCGCCTTGCGCGGCTGCGTATTCCTCGAAGAAGACCGACGGCGACACGGACATCGCGGTTCCTAGCAAGCCAAAGGACGTACTCTGCCATGTCGCTCACCATCTTCCTGTCGTGGTCGAAACTGATGTTGGCCCTCTGTGTGCTCATCTCTCTCAGCTTCTTGAGGACGCCGTCTGCGTCGAGACCGTTGTTCTGGCGCTCGTGCCTCTCCCTCTGCAGGCTTGCGACTCTCCGGTCACACTCCTCCATCCGCCTCAGCTTATCCTTCTGGGTCCAGTAACGCACCTGTTTCAGCCCGTCTGGAGTGAGGAGAACAGAATATACGGACTTCCTTATGCCGAGGTCAATCGCCAGCACAGCGGGAGGCTTCCCTGAAGTGCTGTCTGATGCGACCTCCCGCTTGACCTTGAAGAGGACCGTTCATTTTTAGTTGGACAGAGTTGGACACAGGAGTCTTGTCACTCCCAGGAGACGGCACTGGGGCCAACCACTCCTCGAGGTCTCATGAGGTGTCTAACCGACCTCGAGCTCTCAGTTCCCGCACGGAGGTATATATGCACCACGCAGTGATGTCCAAGATTGTCCGACTTCTGGGCAGCTGCTGCTAACCCACCACTTACGTCGTTGGTCCTTCACAATCTGGATAGACTTCGCCGTGGCCGACCTGAGCTGGTTGAGGTGATATGACGAGGGACTGAGGGGAATGGCAAGCCTCGGGTGTTTGCGCACCCCCTGTCGTGTCGAGTCGAGAGAGTCTCTGAGCAGGAGCCAGTGCTTGATTCTGCTCTCAGGTCTGTACAGGAGCTCGAACATACGTGTGAACGCATTACGAGGGAGCTTCCTTGAGCGATAGCCACTGGCCCTCAGAGGCTTTCCCCGTCCGAGAAGGAGGTACACCTTCCACATTCCGATGGCAGTTTCCCTGCACTCTTGGAGCTCGTTCACCGATATCGTTGGGAACCGTTTCTTGAAGTCGTGAGACACACTGGGTCTGATATCTGTCCTGAGTGTGAGCCTGTCTAGGACTCCAGCATCAATATCCTTCTTCGTCGTCCCTGTGAGGAGCTGCCTCTCGTGGTGTTCGATAACGCCAATGTATGCCCTGATGACTCTGGTGTCCCTGCGTGTGATACGCGAGAGCCTTGTCCTCTGCCTCTCGGTCATCACATCCCAATTGACAGGGACCTTGACCGTAATCATCACTCCGGATGAGCGACCCATGGGAATCATGCGTCCTCGGTGTTTAAATTCCCGACCTGTTGCAGGCCGAGGTAGTTTCACTCATCCCTTCAGTCTTGGTGATGAGTGATATTCTCCACGCTTTTCTTGTGTATAGGATTGGTATTTAAATTCATTAAACGTATTTTAAGAAATGACCCCAGAAGAAGCCAGAGGACCAGGAATATGGCAAATGAAAAAGGGAATACCTCGTAGTCAATCTGACATCGTCTGCAGATGTCCCACGAACCCGGCCCGGACGCTTGCACAAGCGCACCTCATTGTCCTCAACAAATCACACATCTTCGATTCACCAATTCTCGAATGGTAACGAAGGCGTATCTGCCTTTCGCACATACAATAGTCGATGTCGTGGGTCAAGAGACTCAGGTTAAAAGCGAATACTGGGTATGGCCTGTGGGCGCGGCGGGCAGGTGATGACTTCTATTCATCTTCGGTTCACCAACCCCTGTCTGGTCCGTGCCCACCCCAAGGGCTGTCCGGGTACGGCTGGCCCCAGCCCGATGTCGGGATGTGAGGGGCTCACTCTTCACGTCAGAAATGCCATTTCACCACATCTGCTCTTCCTGAGATGACACCATAGCGTTCTCATGACTTCGGAATCGTGTCTTATGGTCCAGATTGTGGTCCAAGAGCTGAGGCTGGTCGTGACCTCCAAGCACAGCACTATTCGGGCCTCACGGGTCTGAGAGAACAGGATATGTATCCCCGAGCCGAGACACATGTGGTCCTCTGGGATGGACACGTCTGGAGGCTGAAACATTGAGCGAAGTGGACGCGGAGAGCACCTTTGAACTACCGGAAGAAGACCGCGACGACAGGAAGAGCGACGGCTGGGACGAGGAGAGAGTGCGCCTGTTCATTCGGATCCTGCTGGACGACATGATAAGATGAGCACTCCGCAGACGGACAGCAGCCGCCCGCAGCACCATCGTTCGTGGACTCGACAACAGGTCCGAGAGAACAGACACCACTCCA is a genomic window of Candidatus Thorarchaeota archaeon containing:
- a CDS encoding transposase — protein: MLAIDLGIRKSVYSVLLTPDGLKQVRYWTQKDKLRRMEECDRRVASLQRERHERQNNGLDADGVLKKLREMSTQRANISFDHDRKMVSDMAEYVLWLARNRDVRVAVGLLRGIRSRARRGNGKGPGYRGMIHRWSFARVTRMLIHKLSMLGFEPGRVYMVNEAWTSIKCHKCGNTGLRPRQSFFLCHTCGYRDNADKNAAVNIGRRLIRLIPSLRDERGLGMWLFPHEKSTPKARRSTRSEGRSSASERSPASSAGGGVADFHVQVPLEVPEDSTDPAMQRTMGNPSVAAITGSRGRQQRTEVTSGERASVPMTTDKPHAQPAGEVLLVAGDSSHEED